Proteins from a single region of Streptomyces vinaceus:
- a CDS encoding LacI family DNA-binding transcriptional regulator — MVAGVTSPLRLTDIAAQAQVSEATVSRVLNGKAGVAAGTRHRVLAAMDLLGYERPVRLRRRSNGLVGLLIPELTNPIFPAFAQVIEQALAGHGYTPVLCTQTPGGATEDELVEQLEERGVTGIVFLSGLHADASLDPSRYQRLSSRGVPFVLINGFNEHVNAPFISPDDRAAADMAVRHLADLGHRRIGLAIGPTRYVPSARKEAGFKAALPSAESQGLIQRTLFTVEGGHAAGGALLERGCTGIVCGSDPMALGVIRAARERGLRVPEDVSVVGFDDSPLIAFTDPPLTTVRQPVRAMATAAVGALLEAVAGTPVQRTEYVFQPELVVRGSTAQVPEATAL; from the coding sequence GTGGTGGCAGGGGTGACCTCCCCGCTCCGGCTGACGGACATCGCCGCGCAGGCCCAGGTCAGCGAGGCGACGGTCAGCCGTGTGCTCAACGGCAAGGCGGGCGTGGCGGCCGGCACCCGGCACCGGGTGCTGGCCGCCATGGACCTGCTGGGCTACGAGCGCCCGGTACGGCTGAGGCGCCGCAGCAACGGGCTGGTCGGTCTGCTGATTCCGGAGCTGACCAACCCCATCTTCCCGGCGTTCGCCCAGGTCATCGAGCAGGCGCTGGCGGGCCACGGCTACACGCCGGTGCTGTGCACGCAGACGCCGGGCGGGGCCACCGAGGACGAGCTGGTGGAACAGCTGGAGGAGCGCGGGGTCACGGGGATCGTCTTCCTGTCGGGGCTGCACGCGGACGCGTCGCTGGACCCGTCCCGCTACCAGCGGCTGTCGTCGCGGGGCGTGCCCTTCGTCCTGATCAACGGGTTCAACGAGCACGTCAACGCCCCGTTCATCTCGCCGGACGACCGTGCGGCGGCGGACATGGCGGTACGTCATCTCGCGGACCTGGGCCACCGGCGCATCGGCCTGGCGATAGGGCCGACCCGGTACGTTCCGTCGGCCCGCAAGGAGGCGGGGTTCAAGGCGGCGCTGCCGTCCGCCGAGTCGCAGGGCCTGATCCAGCGGACGCTGTTCACGGTGGAGGGGGGCCACGCGGCGGGCGGCGCCCTGCTGGAACGCGGCTGTACGGGCATCGTGTGCGGCAGCGATCCGATGGCGCTCGGCGTGATCCGTGCGGCGAGGGAGCGGGGGCTGAGGGTCCCCGAGGACGTCTCGGTCGTCGGCTTCGACGACTCCCCGCTGATCGCCTTCACGGACCCGCCGCTGACGACGGTCCGCCAGCCGGTCCGCGCGATGGCCACGGCGGCGGTGGGCGCCCTCCTGGAGGCGGTGGCCGGCACCCCGGTCCAGCGCACCGAGTACGTCTTCCAGCCGGAACTGGTGGTCAGGGGTTCGACGGCCCAGGTCCCGGAAGCCACGGCCCTCTAG